In Catalinimonas alkaloidigena, the sequence GAAAAGAGATTTTTTTCATAGAAGTACGATTGAACTTTATCATGACGCCCGCTGGCCTGCAATAGTTCATCAAGCAGCTGTTTTACGTAGGAGTAACGGCGCAGCGGAAGGGGTATTTTACCCGCGCTGCCCTCGCCACCGATTTATTCTCCCTGAGAAGTCGATTTGGGGCGAATGAGCTTCTGCACCTCCTCTTCATTCACCGTCACTGGGTAAGTGGCGCGCAGTTGTTCCACCCATTGCTGTTCCAGGTAATTCTGGTAATCGGAGATGGCCTGTCCCCGGGCTTCGCTCAGGGTTTTGCCGCGCGGCGCTTCGATTGTCTTGATTTTCACCAGGTAAATGCGTCCGTCGCGTGCCACTTCGTAAGTGCCGGGTTTCCACTCGATCTGGTCGAGCACCGGCTGATCACCTTTCTGGAACTTGCCTTCAATCACGTCCAGGTTCAGCGACTGTTCCACGTTCAACAGGCGTTCCAGCTCCTCGTTCGAAGAGCTGTAGGCCAGAAACGACACCCGACGGTTGTGCGGCAGTTTAGCAGCCCCTACCGGCGGGCGGCGACCAAAGTCTTTGGCAATCAGTCGTTTTTCCTCAATGCCCTGTTCGGCGAAATAGTTGCGTACGGCCAGTGCTCGTGCTTTAGACACGCTACTTTTTTCACTAGCGTCTACGTGCCCGATTACGTCGATATACAGGGTAGAGTCGCGTTGCGCCCGGCCCAGAAGTTCTGCCAACTGATCTTTCTGCGGTTCTGTGAGTTCACTCTGGCCCGCCTCGAACGTAATGTCCGAAAATTTCTCCTGAATCGGGAAGATTTTGCCGTCCAGCTTCTGCTTCACCTCGCGTAATACGTCCTGATTGGCTGTGTTGTAAATGACCGCCTGCGCTCGTTCGTCCCAGCGGTAATCATCCCGGTGCTGCTCGAAAAAGGAGCGCAAGCCAGCCGTATCTTCAATGGCCTGCGACCAGACTTTTTCGTCCATCAGTTGGAACAACAAAATTCCGTCCCGGTACTCTTTCACCAACATGCGGTAGTCCACATACTTTTCAGCCAGGTGGTCCCTTTCGTAGGCCACCAGGGTTTCGTCGACGTACTGGTCGTAAGCCAGCCGGGCGGCATATTCCGGCGAAGTGTTGGCGGATTTCCGCTGATGTTCCGACAGGTAGTTGTAAAAATCGCGCCGGGTCAGGGTGCTGTCCTTCACGGTAAAGAGCACGTCGGTCAGGTGGGTGGCGTTCGGATCGTACTTCCACGTACCGGTCAAAAACGTTGAATCTACCCCCGCAAGCGCCGCGTCTACGTTCGAGGCCTTCTCGGCAAATTCGTTTTCGCTTTTCAGGCGCTTGATGAGCGCACTGCGGTTCAGTTCCGAGCGCGAGTCTTTGTTGACTTTGGCACGCAAGTCGTTCTCCAGTTCGCTGAATGGCGCCAGCCCTTCTTTCTCTATGAGTTTGATGATGTGCCAGCCGTAAGGCGTCTGCGTAGGCTCCGACAAGTCGCCTGGATTTTTGAGAGCAAAGGCTGCCTCTTCGAACGAAGGGATCATGTTGCCGGTCCCGAAGATCGGCAACACCCCACCCCGGTTCCGCGATGAGTTGTCTTCCGAAAACTGCGCCACCAGCGCATCCCACGGCTCCCCATCGGCCAGACGCTTGGCCAGTTCGTCGATCTTGCGCTTGGCCTGCAACGAATCGGCTTCGGACATGCCCGTGTTGGCGCGGACCATCAGGTGGGCTACTTTGACCCGGCCGCGCGACGGACGGCGATCGTGAACTTTGATGATGTGGTAACCGAACCGCGTACGCACCGGCTCCGAAACGCCACCTACGGGGGTACGGAACGCCGCATCTTCGAAGGGATATACCATTTGCAGGGCTGTAAAATAGCCTAGGTTTCCGTCGTTACGCGTCACCGAAGGGTCCTGCGAATAATGCCGGGCCAGGGTGGCAAAGTCGCGCCCGCCCAAGGCCTGCTGCCGAATGCTCACCGCTTTATTGTAAGCGGCCAGCGTATCGCGCGGATCGGCCTCGGGAGCGACTTCAATCAGAATGTGCGACGCATTCACCTCCTGTTTCAGGCGCTCGTACGCTTCGCTCACCAGCTGCTCCGTAACGCTCTTTTCAGTCAGGTACGGTTGCGCCAGCTGCTGTTTGTAGCCGTCCAGTTCCGTCTCAAAGGCTTCGGTCGTGTCCAGCCCCATGCGTTCCGCATCGTACACCTTCAGCTTAAAGTTGGTGTAAAGCGTCAGGTAA encodes:
- a CDS encoding peptidylprolyl isomerase; translated protein: MRNTLITLLCGTAVVVGCKTTDSQKTQPEPVIIQFGEQQVPTSEFRYVYEKNNANSPDIYTEESLRDYLTLYTNFKLKVYDAERMGLDTTEAFETELDGYKQQLAQPYLTEKSVTEQLVSEAYERLKQEVNASHILIEVAPEADPRDTLAAYNKAVSIRQQALGGRDFATLARHYSQDPSVTRNDGNLGYFTALQMVYPFEDAAFRTPVGGVSEPVRTRFGYHIIKVHDRRPSRGRVKVAHLMVRANTGMSEADSLQAKRKIDELAKRLADGEPWDALVAQFSEDNSSRNRGGVLPIFGTGNMIPSFEEAAFALKNPGDLSEPTQTPYGWHIIKLIEKEGLAPFSELENDLRAKVNKDSRSELNRSALIKRLKSENEFAEKASNVDAALAGVDSTFLTGTWKYDPNATHLTDVLFTVKDSTLTRRDFYNYLSEHQRKSANTSPEYAARLAYDQYVDETLVAYERDHLAEKYVDYRMLVKEYRDGILLFQLMDEKVWSQAIEDTAGLRSFFEQHRDDYRWDERAQAVIYNTANQDVLREVKQKLDGKIFPIQEKFSDITFEAGQSELTEPQKDQLAELLGRAQRDSTLYIDVIGHVDASEKSSVSKARALAVRNYFAEQGIEEKRLIAKDFGRRPPVGAAKLPHNRRVSFLAYSSSNEELERLLNVEQSLNLDVIEGKFQKGDQPVLDQIEWKPGTYEVARDGRIYLVKIKTIEAPRGKTLSEARGQAISDYQNYLEQQWVEQLRATYPVTVNEEEVQKLIRPKSTSQGE